The Oncorhynchus mykiss isolate Arlee chromosome 17, USDA_OmykA_1.1, whole genome shotgun sequence genomic interval ggcggcgcacaattggcccagcgtcatccaggtttggccggggtagaccgtcattgtaaataagaatttgttcttattccTTAACACAACATTGGAATCACTACacaacttattgtatgacctcttaaatactatattaggtccagcctttggaactttgggtTTCCTACATATGGCTACTGTATTTTGATCACTACATCCGGTGGATTTGTGTAGAGGGTAAATTATTATGTTTTGGTCTTCAAAGTATCACAACCTATTTCTGCATATTGATTATGAATTTGGACATTGAAAACTGGTGTTTTGACACTGTGTTGTAAATCCAAAAATATGACAACAGGAAGCGGAAACAGTATAATTAAAGTTATGTTTTATGAATATAAATGGTACATTTGACAGTTTATCGATCGCTTTGgctaatttttttttaaacagtcttAACATTTTCTAAACTCTAAGTGAAATTGTCACAACAGTTTTATGGGACATCACAACTCTATTGCACGTCTGTAAAATGTAGTAACTCCCCCTAAAAACATTTAATTCATGCTTCAAAATCTAGTTATTTTTCAGTAAATTGGCCAATGCCACCAAAATGAAACAAAATGTTTAGATGTTTTATTCACCATGGCAGTCAACCCTGGAAATGTTTAGATGTGTTTTCACCATGGCAGTCAACCCTGGAAATGTTTAGATGTGTTTTCACCATGGCAGTCAACCCTGGAAATGTTTAGATGTGTTTTCACCATGGCAGTCAACCCTGGAAATGTTTAGATGTGTTTTCACCATGGCAGTCAACCCTGGAAATGTTTAGATGTGTTTTCACCATGGCAGTCAACCCTGGAAATGTTTAGATGTGTTTTCACCATGGCAGTCAACCCTGGAAATGTTTAGATGTGTTTTCACCATGGCAGTCAACCCTGGAAATGTTTAGATGTGTTTTCACCATGGCAGTCAACCCTGGAAATGTTTAGATGTTTATTCACCATGGCAGTCAAGCCTGGAAATGTTTTATATACAAATTTCAGTTTTGTTCTACTTCTTTGTACGGTACTATACCAGAATGTCAGTTCCCTCTCGCTGAATGCTGTGGTGTATCACAGAGCTTTTTAGATACCGATTTCAACAGGAAATgcacatgacatgacatgacatgacatgacatgacatgacatccatgctaaataaaataaaaagttaaaaAAGAAACAATGAAAACCTGAGGtagttctgtaaaaaaaaaaaaaaaaaactacctcCTCACAGTGTGTCACGCTACAAGTTCCCCTCTTCTTGGTGGACATCCTGTCGCTCTTGTTGGTCTGGACAGAGATTTTTGTCAACATCACGTCATATCTTGGCTAATCATAGAATCCAGTCCCCCTGGGgccagacgtcaattcaacgtctattccacgttggatcaatgtaatttcattgaaatgacatggataCAACGTTGTTCAACCAGTGATTGAAATAAGCTAgcaagcttacctcaattacctcgttaGACTCTTGTATTGCCCTTGATCATGATtttcagttccattacattacgcAGAAGAGAAATTGGACGAAGGCGTCTTCTGAATGGGGAAGTATTGTTAATTAAGAGCCACAATGctcggtctgaacattaacaaGCATCGCTTGCGATTAGGGTTTGGAAACAGTAGGACCTTATCTTTAATTTCTGCATcttttaaaaacgtttttttttttacaaacggTTCAATTGATACACACCTTAACATTTTGTTGTTGCAAATATATTTTCAGATTTTGGTTTGCGCAAAGGTATAACCTAGTACTAACCCTTTCGCTCGAACCTCTCACCCTTTCGCGACtgctctcctctcatgtcctttCCCAGCCGCCGTACTTTCTGCTGGCCCCGCCCCTTTGTTGCATATTCTCGAAAGCGTACAGGCCGCTCTTTGAAAAGCTAGTTAGATAGCTAACTAGAAGACTATTGAACACTTCGAAAGGGAAACATAAAACTTGAGCTGGTGAGTAAAGCATTAGATATCTACCAATGGTCATAACGGGTCGCCCAGACGTCGTTATTAGTCGTTAGGTTTGCATAACCACTAGCTAGCTATCTGCTCTTTAGACCAGCTGCTGTTTagcttggtagctagctagccaatagCTCCTACTAACCCATTTGAAGCTGTGCTCAAACTCAGTCGATACACAAATACAATTATTGTTTTCTGACTGGTAACTACATGCAGATCGATTTTAGCTGTATAGAATAAGCTATGTTAGTTAGCTTGTTAGCTATGTtagttagcttgttagctagcggAATTATGCTTCCAGGTTGgatccttcaaaataaaagccgaCATAGGAATATTTAAATTAATTAATGGTCACCTGATATTGTTCTATTTAgtaaaaacaaaatatttaaaatgAATGACAGAAAATGTATCGATTTGACACACTTGACAGCAATTGAATCTGACTATACATGTAGATATTGGGTGGTATAGAGTGTTTTTGTATTACACCACATCCTCCTATCTACACAGGTGACCTCACAAGGAATTCCCCTCCTGCTCTGGTGGGAGGAAGAAGATCCAGTGTCATGACAACTCAGAACCTGGAATAACTTGTCTTGGTCGGACACTCACAAAAGCAGCACTTCCTGAAACTCCCAGTGTGGGAGGAGAGATCTAGGAGACCTTTGAATCCATATGAAAGGAAAGACACCTCACCCTACTTTTTTTTGGACCAAGACACATTGTAACTCATCAGAATAGGATCATTTAAGAATCTTTTGGGACAAAATGGATCGAGAGAAGGGAATGTTGATGGATGAAATCGAAAAGGGTTTATGGAATTTAACCGAGGACAATCTGCGTTACCTCTGTGAACGTCATGGACACGGTGGGAAAGATGGCTTCCAAGTTAAAGCCATGGATCACCGCTCGTTGCGGCGTAAAATCCTGGAGGAAATGTGGGACAATACGGACTCGATGAAATCAGAGGAGCAGGGAATATCTTGGTTAGTCCGACTGAAAGAGGACATCGGGAGGATACAAGAGGAGGGTAGCAGtgctgctgatgatgatgatgatgctgtagACTGTGACGAAGAATGGAACGGAGAGGGCGGGGTTCAGTTACCTAGCAATGGGTTGGAGGTGGAGCCCATGAGTTCCAGCCAATCTGATGATGATGTAGACTGTGATGAAGAAAGGGACGAGGAGGTCAGGGATTGGATGGCTAGCGATGGGCTGGAGGTGGAGTTGTCTCCAGAGAGGCACACACcagagcagagagtgagagaggtgagTACTTGATTTCCCAGTCTTACATTTTGTTTCGCAggtctttccttgattcctcgaCCTCCCTTTTATAAAAAAAGATCTGATGTTCCTCCTCTTGGTCTTTCTCCAcatc includes:
- the LOC110485351 gene encoding uncharacterized protein LOC110485351 isoform X2, whose product is MDREKGMLMDEIEKGLWNLTEDNLRYLCERHGHGGKDGFQVKAMDHRSLRRKILEEMWDNTDSMKSEEQGISWLVRLKEDIGRIQEEGSSAADDDDDAVDCDEEWNGEGGVQLPSNGLEVEPMSSSQSDDDVDCDEERDEEVRDWMASDGLEVELSPERHTPEQRVRETHVMFPGRLKTWI